A region of the Primulina eburnea isolate SZY01 chromosome 7, ASM2296580v1, whole genome shotgun sequence genome:
CTGTTGTTGCATCCCTGAAAAAGTTCTGTGATGATGAAATGGCTCTGAAAAATGGTTGTGAAACCTGCTTAAAATTGGCCAAAAAGTTTCAATTCTTAAAGGAAATCATCCTTTTGTTGCATCCCTGCCAATGTCTTATCGATTTCTCCTGCATTGCCTCATGAAAATGGCCTTTTGCACAGAAATGCACCCATTGAACACTTATTATCGAATTCTCCTGCTTAGTGCACATATTTCTGGACCATTCTTAGTGTAGTTTGCAttcaatttttaattatattgcaTATTTCTGGACAATTCTTAGTGTAGTTTGCAttcaatttttaattatattgcaTACTTCAATTAGAAATGGAAGTGGCCAAGAGAACACTTATCACACGCACGATATATTATATTGCATATTTCTGGACAATTCTTAGTGTAGTTTGCAttcaatttttaattatattgcaATTGATAAATTCTTAACTATTATTCCATATGTGATTTAGGTGACTGAGTGGATACCTAATGGCTAGACGGAGTAATACCTCAAGAAAGAGCACTccaaattattttaatgcattaattTTGTTACTGTGACGCTTAAAATTTTTTTGATGCATTTTCTCGATAATTTAatgtaatttttgtttttgttttgtagGATTAATTGGAGAACCGTATCTCTTCACAATTAAAATGTATTATAATGGAAGATTCAAATCTCTTGACAAACACAATGAATACATCGGTGagagttttgaatattttgattCCGTCGATGTTGATAAGCTGGGAATGATTGAAATGTGGGGATTCATGGAGGAGCTTGGATTTGAAGACAAAAATTCTTTTAGATTTTGGCACAAAGTTGGAACTACAATTAGTGAAGGCAGATATTTGGAAAATGATTCGGATGTGTTGAATCTTAGAAAGTATATTCCAATAAATTATGAGGTTGAAATATATGTTGAACACTTAGATggtcaaaatgatgaagttggAGATGAAAATGTTGATAATTTTGATAACAATGAGtatgattttgttgaagataATGAGTTAGTTGATGCATTTGTCGTCCATGATATAGAATGTACGAAAGGAAAAATGGTTGTCCCTGAAAGAGAAAATACAGATGATCTTCTTCAGAAAATGCATGAGTATGACAGTGAAGTGGATATTTGTGTAGATAGTGACGGTTTGACCAGTCTGCATGATTCTGATGAGGATGAAGTTAAAAATTATGTGTTGTTTGACCCAAAAAAGGATTTTGAAAATCCAGAGTTGAAGCTTGGTTTAGTCTTTAGCTCAAAAAAAGAAGCAAAATTCGCAATTGAAAGTCACTGCATTAGAGAAGGAAGACCGGTGAAGTTTGTAAaaaatgataacatccgattgtGGGCTAAGTGCAATGATGATAAGTGTTGTTGGATGATCCATGTTGCGAAGATGACTAATGATAGTTGTTGGCAAGTAAGAAATTTTAATGGATGTCACAGTCATTGTGTTCGGGATTTTAAAAACAAGTGTGTCAATTCAACGTGGTTGGGAAAGACGTTTGCCAAAAAATTCAGCACAAATCCTAAATTGGGACACTTGGAGTTTAGGGAAGAGATTTCTACCATTCTTCAGTCAGATTTTTCAAGGAAGACCGCCTACATGGCTAAGAGAAAAGCGCTGAAATTAGTGCAAGGTTCTGTCGACGAGCAGTTTCGACAAATAAGGAAGTATTGTGCTGAATTGAAAAGATCCGACGCTGGGGCTACTGTAATTTTGAAGTTGACAGAGGATGACAAAGGTCCAAGGTTTCAGAGATTGTATGTATGTTTTTCAGCTTGCAAACAAGGATTTAAGAATGCTTGTCGGCGTCTCGTTGGTGTTGATGGATGCTTCTTAAAGATAGAACATGGCGGGCAATTGTTATCGGCCGTGGGGCTAGATCCGAATAATAACATTTTTCCAATATGTTATGCAATGGTTGAGCGTGAAACAAAAGATAGTTGGACATGGTTTCTTCAGCTCCTAGATGAAGACATTGGTGTTGGCAAATATTCATGAAGACATTGGTGTTGGCAAATATTCAGCTCCTAGATGAAGACATTAGAAATTAACAAACAGTCACCCTCTTAAAATAGACAAAcacagaaataaaaataaaaaggacGTGTGAAAGAAGTTCACATTTTCATACCAATACACGAAAATCATACATAGTCTTGAAACAACGAACGAACACTACAAATCCAAGTTAAAGATACAAAGATACACAAGGATATCTAATCTTCGCCACTAATTTGTAGAGATTGTACTAGTTGTTTAATCTCTTCCGCTATCCCTGAAACCTTCAATAAATGATCGCGGTTCTCATTTTCTAAATCTAAAAGCAAATCTTtcacttttaataatttttcagcTTCAGTACTTTCGTTTGGAGCGGTGCTAAAAGTTACACACGAACTTTCTTCGTCAGGCATAAATGAAGCCGATGAATTTTGTTTCTGTAGGTATGCAcgaaaagcttttgatgcttCATCCCTACTCCAGAATGATTTATGAGAAGCCCCACTAAATTTGTTGACTTGACTATGTGCTTCTTCCCATGTCTCGTATACACCAGGTTTACGTCCAACGAAGACAACATATGTTTTCCCCTACCATACACAAAAATACAAagcaattttcattattttataaacAAGTAtgattacaataaaacattaCTTGAAATTAAAGGGATCACCACCATTTTGTTAGCTTTCTTCGATGACCTCCTGAAATGAGGGTAAAAAAACATGAtattatgaaaatatgagataTAAAACCAAGATAAATGCATTTGATATAAATCCATATGGCACATGTGAAGAAACTTCATCTGATTTGCAACTTTCCTACTCAAGGAAGTCATCCTGTTGTTGCAGAAACTTCATGTGAAGAAACTTCCCTGAGACATTTATATTATTAGTTTGCTCATCTGTATACAGGGCTTGATTAGTAGTTTTGAGCTCCAGTATACCTTTATTTTCACCTTCAGTTTCATTGATGCTATGCCGTTCATGTTCCTCATTAGCCTTATCATTTGGCAGTCCAAGTAAAACTTCATTATCACCAACAAGCCCCTTCGATGGACCACATTCATTATTTGTAGAAAATTGTTTTTTCCCAATGCATCGAACATAATCTATTTTCTACAAGGGGAAGCTATGTCCTTTACTATACTGCCGAATTCCTGTGGATTCATCATGCTTATACTTTTTGGCCAATTTTAAGCAGGTTTCACAACCATTTTTCAGAGCCATTTCATCATCACAGAACTTTTTCAGGGATGCAACAACAGGATGACTTCCTTTACGAATTGAAACCAAGCTGTTTGAGAACCGAAAAAAATGGTTACCTCGAGGGTGCAGCGGTGATTGGAACTTGGAGCGTGCAGCAGCGGAGGAAGAAATTTGTTGCAGCGACCGATTTGCTTGAAACTTAGAAGAGAAAAGATCGATTAGGATTTAGGGTAATTTCAACCCCAATTTGACGAGGGAAGAAATTTGTTGCAGCGATCGAACGACATGAGAGTGTAGGTTTCTTTCCGTTAAATTCAACCCCAATTTGACGGAAACACCAATGGGGTAAAGCAATGTGAAGTTTTGGGACTAAATTAGGTCTAAAAAATGATTTGGGACTAAACCGAGAAACACACTAATGATTTGGGACTAAACCGAGAATTTACCCGACAAAAGAgatatttaaaagatttgtttTCAATTATTTCGGACAACAAAATCCCAATTGATATCCTAACAATAATACTGTTGAACACAAGAGCTAAACCTTCAAAATTCAGACCGCTAAGTTGGTAAATCCAAACAAATATTTGTTGAAAAGAACatcattttcataaattttaGCCAGCTGCTGTTGTATCAAATGAAGTTTGGTGTGAAATAACTTACTGAGTTTTAAAAATGTTCCACTATGACAAGGGATTGCATAAAAACACATATACAAGAGTTCACCAGGAGAAAAATGGAATAACTCTTTGCAAAAAATTAAACACCggataaaaaaattcaacaaatATGTAGCAATACAGAAACAAGGGAAGTTTTTCTTTATTGGATGGTGCACCATCTGTTCCCAAGGAGAAACAGACACCTGCAGCGAGCATTTCTTTAATTGATGCAAATCCAAGCATACGCATAGCAGCAGCAGGACAGTGAGATACTTTAACGCCAGCTTTTGAAAGTAAATCAACCTGAAAAAAAGGCATAGTAAATTTGAAGTaaaagatttgaagatttcaaGTTGTATAGTAGAAATTCAGACCAGAACAAGGACTTAGAATTTTAGGCATAGTTTGATACATATTATAGGATaagcatgtgatatataatataaggataaattaaggataaataagatatatgatattatatttaatgtttgatatgattttaataagagtgattaaatttatatattagattataatgataaaagagtgagtctcatgtgagaccgtctcacggatcataatctgtgagacgggttgaccctacccatattcacaataaaaagtaatactcatagcataaaaagtaatactttttcatgggtgacccaaataagagatccgtatcacaaatatgacccgtgagaccgtctcacacaagtttttgccatgatAAAATTAactttatcataataaattttataatttcaaagttgttgcttgagttcatattttttatttcttcataCGCCGATAGtgtttgcatgatttatttatttttacctaattttatatattatataatatgataattgagcccttgattttgtgagtcaagtcaaatatcaatttttaatgttaatcgggtgatactaataattttattaagatttataaaaattatttatataattatctcgaattcatttatataattatcatattatataatatacaaaaataaataaaaatatttatttgattttaatttctacctactagcatagatttataaaaatcatttataaatttagAGTAATTtagtcatttgtagtgtattttatccttaaataaaaattatcacacctaatagaagggatattttatccttctaaaaaattatttatcaagggcccatgatattatcatgagctttttaaaaatgtaccaaacatgggataaggaggattatttatcaaatttgttgcttgagttcatatttcttATTTGTTAATGTGTCGACAGtgtttgcatgatttatttttattttacctaattttatatattatataatatgataattgagcccttaATTTTGTGCGCCAagtcaaatataaatttttaaggttaatcgagtgatattaataattttattgagattcatacaaatcatttatataattatctcgagttcatttatatatttatcatatcatataatatataaaaataaataaaaatatttatttaattttaatttctacctacaaGTAAAATGAGAGAACAATAGGGTTTaggatttttatatattgaggGCAATTgccaattaagtcatttgtgatgtttttatcattagattaaaattatcacatctCATAAAAGAGATACTTTATCcctatataaaattatttatcacgggctcatgataatatcacgAGCTTTctaaaaatgtaccaaacatgggataatAGATGACTATTTATCAATCCCTATCTTatctcatgtaccaaactatacctAAGAAACTACTCAAAAGGGTCACTTATCCCAAAATTTtctcaagtcaagcacgcttaacattgaagttcttatgtgataTGCTCCCGAAAAGAATATACACCTTTTTGATATGAATAATATATATCGAATCATTTAACACTCTTCAACTGCACAGTCTAATACCTGAACAGtttggaatccctctcattccagTGTAAAattggttcattcatgttcccttcacctaaAATCATGTCAGTAGCCGCTCATTCTCCGTGTAACCTCATCGCCCTCTTCAGCCTCGGGcgtcacatgcccaccagcttccgcttgggtcgtccccgaaccacaccgtactaaaaGAGGTCGTCTCTGATACTAACTGTAACGCTCAAATTAGACGATTGTCTCCACTGTACCAAGAAGAGTCTTTTTATTGTGCTTATATCCTCACACACACGCAGCCTAGGATGCTTCTCAGGGGGGTcactcatcccaaaattgcccaagtcaagcacgcttcactttagagttcttatatGATGCAATTTCTTTTCGATAGCTCATGACATAATAACTCCAAAATTAAGCATGTTTAACTCGGGATAATTCTGGGATGGGTCACCTTCCTGGGAAGATTCTTAGGgtacgtgtgagtgaggacatgaGTACGTCGAAAAAACTCGTCTTGGTACTGTGGATACAGTCGTCGAAT
Encoded here:
- the LOC140836190 gene encoding uncharacterized protein, whose protein sequence is MYYNGRFKSLDKHNEYIGESFEYFDSVDVDKLGMIEMWGFMEELGFEDKNSFRFWHKVGTTISEGRYLENDSDVLNLRKYIPINYEVEIYVEHLDGQNDEVGDENVDNFDNNEYDFVEDNELVDAFVVHDIECTKGKMVVPERENTDDLLQKMHEYDSEVDICVDSDGLTSLHDSDEDEVKNYVLFDPKKDFENPELKLGLVFSSKKEAKFAIESHCIREGRPVKFVKNDNIRLWAKCNDDKCCWMIHVAKMTNDSCWQVRNFNGCHSHCVRDFKNKCVNSTWLGKTFAKKFSTNPKLGHLEFREEISTILQSDFSRKTAYMAKRKALKLVQGSVDEQFRQIRKYCAELKRSDAGATVILKLTEDDKGPRFQRLYVCFSACKQGFKNACRRLVGVDGCFLKIEHGGQLLSAVGLDPNNNIFPICYAMVERETKDSWTWFLQLLDEDIGVGKYS